The Humulus lupulus chromosome 3, drHumLupu1.1, whole genome shotgun sequence genome window below encodes:
- the LOC133823471 gene encoding uncharacterized protein LOC133823471, translated as MAGASSSSSSFAEILTEIPELRGDNFKIWKERVLLHLGCADMDYAIRKDEPAAITATSTAAQIALYEKWERSNRLSIMFIMSKIPLGMRGSVEQPEKVKDLIKLIDEQFDTSDKPLYNNLIHQFSSTKLTGVKGVREHISKMRDISAQLKKLDVVIPETFLVHYILNHLPPQYGPFKISYNTHKDKWTINELITMCAQEEARLLQEQGESAHMATQGKKRKPSKKDKGKNKVPPQGDIKKDSIKCFFCKKKGHAKKECAKFKKWMDDKGFTKPKEASGK; from the exons atggctggag cttcttcatcatcctctagttttgctgaaatccttaccgaaattcctgagcttaggggtgataatttcaaaatctggaaggaacgagttcttcttcatttaggctgcgccgacatggactacgcaataaggaaggacgaacctgctgcaatcactgcgactagcactgctgctcagatcgcactatatgagaaatgggagcggtccaatcgcctcagcatcatgttcatcatgtccaagatccctctgggaatgcgtggatcggtggagcaacctgagaaagtcaaagacttgatcaaactgatcgatgagcagttcgacacttcggacaaaccactttacaacaacctcatccaccagttctcatccacaaaactcaccggtgtcaaaggagttagagaacatatttcaaagatgagggacatttctgctcaactgaagaaactcgatgtagtcattcctgaaaccttcctggtccactacatccttaaccatcttccacctcaatatgggcctttcaaaatttcctacaacacacataaggacaaatggactatcaatgaactgataaccatgtgtgctcaagaagaagcaaggctcctgcaggaacaaggtgaaagtgctcacatggccacccaaggcaagaaacgcaaaccatccaagaaggacaaggggaaaaataaagtgcctccccaaggcgatataaagaaggattccatcaaatgttttttctgcaaaaagaagggacatgcgaaaaaggaatgcgccaagttcaagaaatggatggacgacaaag ggtttacaaaacctaaggaagccagtgggaagtga
- the LOC133821564 gene encoding dirigent protein 21-like, which produces MAKAFQTTTLNLLISLTFFFSFLILTTANDEYYNSVVQRKRQGFKREKLTHFHFYFHDTVSGKKPTNVKVAEAPTTNTSSTFFGMVAVLDDPLTVGPEPTSKQVGRAQGIVAATSQSDVGLLMTLNYIFTEGKYNGSSLSILGHNSILWALREMPVVGGTGLFRFARGYALAKTYMFNATSFDAIVEYDVYVLHY; this is translated from the coding sequence ATGGCCAAAGCTTTCCAAACAACCACCCTCAACCTACTCATCTCGCTAacgtttttcttctctttcttgATACTGACGACCGCAAATGATGAGTACTACAACTCTGTAGTACAGAGAAAACGTCAAGGGTTTAAGCGGGAGAAGCTGACCCATTTTCACTTCTACTTCCACGACACAGTCAGTGGCAAAAAACCGACGAACGTTAAAGTGGCGGAGGCACCAACGACAAACACTTCGTCAACGTTTTTCGGGATGGTGGCGGTGTTAGATGACCCTTTGACGGTGGGGCCGGAGCCAACCTCGAAGCAGGTGGGAAGAGCTCAAGGAATCGTTGCGGCGACTTCGCAGTCCGATGTGGGACTTTTAATGACTTTGAACTATATTTTCACGGAAGGGAAATATAATGGTAGTAGCCTTAGCATATTGGGACACAACTCCATACTTTGGGCCCTTAGGGAGATGCCTGTCGTCGGTGGAACTGGACTTTTTAGGTTCGCAAGAGGCTATGCTCTAGCAAAGACTTATATGTTCAACGCCACTAGTTTTGATGCTATTGTGGAGTACGATGTCTATGTCTTGCATTATTAG